A portion of the Pseudomonas sp. PSE14 genome contains these proteins:
- a CDS encoding molybdopterin-binding protein, with translation MTIKAINVRNQFKGTIKEIIEGPVLSEIDVQTAAGIVTSVITTRSVRELELAIGSEVIAFVKSTEVSIAKL, from the coding sequence ATGACCATCAAAGCCATCAACGTCCGTAACCAGTTCAAAGGCACCATCAAGGAAATCATCGAAGGCCCGGTCCTGTCGGAAATCGACGTCCAGACCGCCGCCGGCATCGTCACTTCGGTGATCACCACCCGTTCCGTGCGCGAGCTGGAACTGGCCATCGGTAGCGAAGTGATCGCCTTCGTCAAATCCACCGAGGTTTCCATCGCCAAGCTGTAA
- a CDS encoding MAPEG family protein — translation MSLSPSAFTLLGLVAWTVLLVLLLVNQRGLLVMSGRMKVNVFAADGSNTPGAFGQRLVRAHANCVENIPLYAAVLLYAMVSGATLVTDPLAPTLLGARIVQSVVHLISTSALAVWIRFAAFFVQLLILIWWLLRLSGLI, via the coding sequence ATGTCCCTGAGTCCCTCCGCCTTCACCCTGCTCGGCCTGGTTGCCTGGACCGTGCTGCTGGTCCTGCTGCTGGTCAACCAGCGTGGTCTGCTGGTGATGTCCGGCCGCATGAAGGTCAACGTCTTTGCCGCCGACGGCAGCAACACGCCCGGCGCCTTCGGTCAGCGCCTGGTGCGGGCCCACGCCAACTGTGTGGAGAACATCCCGCTGTACGCCGCCGTCCTGCTCTACGCCATGGTCAGCGGCGCGACGCTGGTGACCGATCCGTTGGCCCCGACCCTGCTGGGCGCGCGCATCGTGCAATCGGTGGTGCACCTGATCAGCACCTCGGCACTGGCGGTCTGGATTCGCTTTGCCGCGTTCTTCGTCCAGTTGCTGATCCTGATCTGGTGGCTGCTGCGCCTGTCCGGACTGATCTAG
- the ssuC gene encoding aliphatic sulfonate ABC transporter permease SsuC produces MSISNNLAQRLAPWALPVGLLLIWQLAVETGWLSSRILPAPSAVAEAGYHLVVSGELWQHLAISTWRAAVGFLIGGSIGLVLGLITGLSKWGERFLDSSVQMIRNVPHLALIPLVILWFGIDESAKIFLVALGTLFPIYLNTYHGIRNIDPGLLEMSRSYGLSGFALFRQVILPGALPSILVGVRFALGFMWLTLIVAETISASSGIGYLAMNAREFLQTDVVVLAILLYAVLGKLADLAARGLERVWLRWHPAYQSKGGAA; encoded by the coding sequence ATGAGCATTTCCAACAACCTCGCCCAGCGCCTTGCGCCCTGGGCCCTGCCGGTGGGCCTGCTGCTGATCTGGCAACTGGCCGTGGAAACCGGCTGGCTGTCCAGCCGCATCCTGCCTGCACCCAGCGCCGTCGCCGAGGCCGGCTACCACCTGGTGGTCAGTGGCGAGTTGTGGCAGCACCTGGCGATCAGCACCTGGCGCGCCGCCGTCGGCTTCCTCATCGGCGGCAGCATCGGCCTGGTGCTGGGCCTGATCACCGGCCTGTCGAAGTGGGGCGAGCGCTTCCTCGACAGTTCGGTGCAGATGATCCGCAACGTGCCGCACCTGGCGCTGATCCCGCTGGTGATCCTGTGGTTCGGCATCGACGAGTCGGCGAAGATTTTCCTGGTCGCCCTCGGCACCCTGTTCCCGATCTACCTCAACACCTACCACGGCATCCGCAACATCGATCCGGGCCTGCTGGAGATGTCGCGCAGCTACGGCCTGTCCGGTTTCGCGCTGTTCCGCCAGGTGATCCTGCCCGGTGCGCTGCCTTCGATCCTGGTCGGCGTGCGTTTCGCCCTGGGCTTCATGTGGCTGACCCTGATCGTCGCCGAGACCATCTCCGCCAGCTCCGGCATCGGCTACCTGGCGATGAACGCCCGCGAATTCCTGCAGACCGACGTGGTGGTGTTGGCGATCCTGCTCTATGCGGTGCTCGGCAAGCTGGCTGACCTCGCCGCCCGAGGCCTGGAGCGCGTCTGGCTGCGCTGGCACCCGGCATACCAGAGCAAGGGAGGTGCGGCATGA
- the ssuD gene encoding FMNH2-dependent alkanesulfonate monooxygenase, whose translation MSLDIFWFLPTHGDGHYLGTAEGARAVDHGYLQQVAQAADRLGFGGVLIPTGRSCEDSWLVAASLIPVTQRLKFLVALRPGIISPTVAARQAATLDRLSGGRALFNLVTGGDPDELAGDGLHLSHAERYEASVEFTRIWRRVLEGETVDYDGKHLQVKGAKLLYPPIQQPRPPLYFGGSSDAAQDLAAEQVELYLTWGEPPAAVAEKIAQVREKAAKQGRSVRFGIRLHVIVRETNEEAWKAADRLISHLDQDTIDRAQASLARFDSVGQQRMAALHGGSKDKLEVSPNLWAGVGLVRGGAGTALVGDGPTVAARVKEYADLGIDTFIFSGYPHLEESYRVAELLFPHLDIARAQQPQARGYVSPFGEMVANDILPKAASAS comes from the coding sequence ATGAGTCTCGACATCTTCTGGTTCCTGCCGACCCACGGCGACGGCCACTACCTGGGTACCGCCGAAGGCGCCCGCGCCGTGGATCACGGCTATCTGCAACAGGTCGCCCAGGCCGCCGACCGCCTCGGCTTCGGCGGCGTGCTGATCCCCACCGGCCGCTCCTGCGAGGACTCCTGGCTGGTCGCCGCCTCGCTGATCCCGGTGACCCAGCGCCTGAAATTCCTGGTCGCCCTGCGCCCGGGCATCATTTCCCCGACCGTGGCCGCGCGCCAGGCCGCCACCCTTGACCGGCTTTCCGGCGGACGCGCGCTGTTCAACCTGGTGACCGGCGGCGACCCGGACGAACTGGCCGGCGACGGCCTGCACCTGAGCCACGCCGAGCGTTACGAAGCCTCCGTCGAGTTCACCCGCATCTGGCGCCGCGTGCTGGAAGGCGAGACCGTCGACTACGACGGCAAACACCTGCAGGTGAAGGGCGCCAAGCTGCTCTATCCGCCGATCCAGCAGCCACGCCCGCCGCTGTACTTCGGCGGCTCCTCCGATGCCGCCCAGGACCTCGCTGCCGAGCAGGTCGAGCTGTATCTGACCTGGGGCGAGCCGCCGGCCGCCGTCGCCGAGAAGATCGCCCAGGTCCGCGAGAAGGCTGCCAAGCAGGGTCGTAGCGTGCGCTTCGGCATCCGCCTGCATGTGATCGTCCGCGAGACCAACGAGGAAGCCTGGAAGGCCGCCGACCGCCTGATCTCCCACCTCGACCAGGACACTATCGACCGCGCCCAGGCGTCCCTGGCGCGCTTCGACTCCGTTGGCCAGCAGCGCATGGCCGCGCTGCACGGCGGTAGCAAGGACAAGCTGGAAGTCAGCCCCAACCTCTGGGCTGGTGTCGGCCTGGTGCGCGGTGGCGCCGGAACCGCACTGGTCGGCGACGGCCCGACCGTGGCCGCCCGCGTGAAGGAATACGCGGACCTGGGGATCGACACCTTCATCTTCTCCGGCTACCCGCACCTGGAAGAGTCCTACCGGGTCGCCGAACTGCTCTTCCCGCACCTGGATATCGCCCGGGCCCAGCAACCGCAGGCGCGCGGTTACGTCAGCCCGTTCGGCGAGATGGTGGCCAACGACATCCTGCCCAAGGCCGCTTCGGCAAGCTGA
- the ssuB gene encoding aliphatic sulfonates ABC transporter ATP-binding protein — MNAVNSLSQKQLPQQLKKGIPLVVEGVVKRFGEREVLKGIDLRIPAGQFVAIVGRSGCGKSTLLRLLAGLDNASEGQLLAGAAPLESAREGTRLMFQDSRLLPWKRVIDNVGLGLKGDWRGQALEALEAVGLADRANEWPAGLSGGQKQRVALARALIHRPRLLLLDEPLGALDALTRIEMQQLIESLWQQHGFTVLLVTHDVSEAVAIADRVILIEDGEIGLDLNVELHRPRARGSARLAALEAEVLERVLSLPAQPPEPEPVSPLPTQLRWAL; from the coding sequence ATGAACGCCGTGAATTCTCTGTCTCAAAAGCAGCTGCCCCAGCAACTCAAGAAAGGCATCCCGCTGGTGGTGGAAGGCGTGGTCAAGCGCTTCGGCGAGCGGGAGGTGCTCAAGGGCATCGACCTGCGCATCCCCGCCGGCCAGTTCGTCGCCATCGTCGGCCGCAGCGGTTGCGGCAAGAGCACCTTGCTGCGCCTGCTGGCCGGGCTCGACAACGCCAGCGAAGGCCAGTTGCTGGCCGGCGCGGCACCGCTGGAGAGCGCCCGCGAAGGCACCCGCCTGATGTTCCAGGACTCGCGCCTGCTGCCCTGGAAACGGGTGATCGACAACGTCGGCCTGGGCCTCAAGGGCGACTGGCGTGGCCAGGCACTGGAGGCGCTGGAGGCGGTCGGCCTGGCCGATCGCGCCAATGAGTGGCCGGCCGGCTTGTCCGGTGGACAGAAGCAGCGCGTGGCCCTGGCCCGCGCACTGATCCACCGTCCACGCCTGCTGCTGCTCGACGAACCGCTGGGCGCACTGGATGCCCTGACCCGCATCGAGATGCAGCAACTGATCGAGAGCCTCTGGCAGCAGCATGGCTTCACCGTGCTGCTGGTCACCCACGACGTCAGCGAGGCTGTGGCCATCGCCGACCGGGTGATCCTCATCGAAGACGGCGAGATCGGCCTGGACCTCAATGTCGAACTGCACCGGCCGCGCGCCCGTGGTTCGGCACGCCTGGCCGCGCTGGAAGCCGAAGTGCTCGAACGCGTGCTGTCGCTGCCGGCGCAGCCACCCGAGCCGGAACCCGTATCCCCACTGCCCACGCAATTGCGCTGGGCGCTTTGA